A region of Paenibacillus thiaminolyticus DNA encodes the following proteins:
- a CDS encoding NAD(P)-dependent oxidoreductase, with protein MEQIRSIALIGGNGKVGRHIARTAAEKGYHVRMLTRRPANMPSADKLIEIREGDAQDIQTIRELLQDCDAVINTLGQPVRAVPIYSIVTSHLLEVMQEYGMRRYIGVSGGSLDVPGDKKRLVNRIGARAFELFFPQLMADKCKELDILLQSQHIDWSLVRLPFVKEGPCKGNIKVNLYDMPGSSITNSDIAAFLIRELEVPAWIRQTPFISH; from the coding sequence ATGGAACAGATTCGAAGCATCGCATTGATCGGCGGCAACGGAAAGGTCGGGCGCCATATTGCTCGCACCGCAGCGGAAAAAGGGTATCATGTACGGATGCTGACTAGACGGCCTGCCAACATGCCTTCAGCGGATAAGCTTATCGAAATCAGAGAGGGAGACGCGCAGGACATCCAGACGATTCGCGAGCTGCTGCAGGATTGTGATGCCGTCATCAATACATTGGGGCAGCCCGTGAGGGCCGTTCCGATTTACAGCATCGTTACTTCGCACCTTCTTGAAGTGATGCAGGAATACGGGATGCGGCGCTACATCGGAGTCAGCGGGGGCTCGCTGGACGTTCCGGGAGACAAGAAGCGCCTCGTCAACCGGATCGGTGCCCGGGCGTTCGAGCTGTTTTTTCCCCAGTTGATGGCGGATAAGTGCAAAGAGCTGGACATCCTCTTGCAGAGCCAGCATATCGATTGGTCGCTTGTTCGCTTGCCGTTCGTCAAAGAAGGACCCTGCAAAGGCAATATCAAAGTCAATCTGTACGATATGCCCGGGTCGTCGATAACGAACTCGGATATTGCGGCTTTTCTCATCCGTGAGCTAGAGGTCCCTGCTTGGATAAGACAAACGCCTTTCATCTCACATTGA
- a CDS encoding ABC transporter permease: protein MHTNAHASGIHSGRWRKLWKKILLHKYLYFMLLPCIVYFIIFNYIPMGGLILAFKEYKFNMGILGSPWIGFHYFETFFNDYQFWTLIKNTLIISSLKLFVGMPFPIVLALMFNEVRHKRFKGIAQSISYLPHFISWVVVVGMLQRILAPDTGLLNQAIGAMGGDGSTFYLMEGDYFYSIMFWSYIWKGIGWESIIYLAAISGINPELYEAGKIDGTNKWNEIWSITLPSILPTIVILFILSLGNILSAGFDQIYLLRTPGNMHLAEILDTYIIRVGLQNGQFGYATAVGMVQGVIGLILVIVANKISRKVSDTSLW, encoded by the coding sequence ATGCACACGAATGCTCACGCGTCCGGAATCCATTCGGGAAGATGGCGGAAGCTGTGGAAAAAAATTTTGCTGCACAAATATTTATATTTTATGCTGCTGCCTTGCATTGTGTACTTTATCATTTTCAATTACATTCCGATGGGCGGCCTCATCCTGGCCTTCAAAGAGTACAAGTTCAATATGGGCATCCTGGGCAGTCCCTGGATTGGCTTTCATTACTTTGAAACCTTTTTCAATGACTATCAATTTTGGACCCTGATTAAAAACACGCTCATCATCAGTTCGCTGAAGCTGTTTGTCGGCATGCCTTTTCCGATTGTGTTGGCGCTCATGTTCAACGAAGTGAGACATAAGCGGTTCAAAGGCATTGCGCAAAGCATTTCTTATTTGCCTCATTTTATCTCCTGGGTGGTCGTGGTCGGCATGCTGCAACGCATCTTGGCGCCGGACACCGGGCTGCTCAATCAGGCCATCGGCGCTATGGGCGGAGACGGCTCCACTTTTTACCTAATGGAAGGCGATTATTTTTACTCTATCATGTTTTGGAGTTACATATGGAAAGGGATCGGCTGGGAATCGATTATTTATTTGGCGGCCATATCCGGCATCAATCCTGAACTGTATGAAGCCGGAAAAATTGACGGAACGAACAAATGGAACGAGATTTGGAGCATTACGCTTCCCTCGATACTGCCGACGATCGTCATCTTATTCATCTTGTCGCTTGGCAACATCTTATCAGCGGGCTTCGATCAGATTTATCTGTTACGAACACCCGGGAATATGCATTTGGCGGAAATATTGGATACGTATATTATTCGCGTCGGGTTGCAGAACGGCCAGTTCGGCTATGCGACCGCAGTCGGGATGGTTCAGGGGGTTATTGGCCTGATTCTTGTCATTGTTGCCAATAAAATATCCCGCAAAGTTTCCGACACTTCTTTATGGTAA
- a CDS encoding extracellular solute-binding protein — protein sequence MKRKWGKRTALLLAIIMLLSACSGGGSSSKSAEGGGSADADQGEKPATWIADRTIKGRIFMNGVMNDISQNQIDNEVAKKIKELTGITLEWENTPANSSLEGLTAGLATGDLPDVIVSYLNHSGRPEMPVLLKAAREGMFTDLTPYLKDTKIYSKYFEDGYLPVDTKNGVMFRPEFNGSSYFVHMRINREGGQETRKWVGGPHIRKDIAEALNVDPKSITTSEQLYELAKKIKAGNFKDENGKDIYPIGPRYWGGNDNSYLYSDLWWGDEGFFRDSDGAIKHESQTEYSMKRIEFVQKLLNEGLIHPEYYTMDETRATEGALNGSFAIISDMHNYLEFNKDMHYLPIGPLDSVEGPYQMELTYKSGYNIWAIPATTERPEEIVKFADFLASREGKLLWQYGIEGRDYTLDENGNPIVKQEVIDLKKQDPKAAQQLAFQGAGDTWGEYLGNTDLDPVADFGEAEYGNAAFPAENEGPNNIADYFGWDEKYKNAKIQDGYGPLSFLGEYEKGTELKTALDNYNESLIRAYYSKSKAEAAKIMESVNKQLEAADLQGYIQLLEQKSKDPATPIVLSPSQ from the coding sequence ATGAAAAGAAAGTGGGGAAAGAGGACGGCATTATTGCTTGCGATCATCATGTTGCTAAGCGCTTGCAGCGGAGGAGGGAGTAGCAGCAAGTCAGCGGAAGGCGGCGGTTCGGCGGATGCGGACCAGGGAGAGAAGCCGGCCACCTGGATCGCGGACCGCACGATTAAAGGGCGGATTTTCATGAACGGCGTCATGAATGACATTTCCCAGAATCAGATTGATAACGAGGTCGCCAAAAAGATAAAAGAGCTGACCGGCATTACACTGGAGTGGGAGAACACGCCGGCCAACAGCTCCCTGGAAGGCTTGACGGCCGGGCTGGCCACCGGGGATTTGCCGGATGTTATCGTCAGCTATTTGAATCATAGCGGCCGGCCGGAAATGCCGGTTCTGCTCAAGGCGGCGCGTGAAGGGATGTTTACGGACCTTACGCCTTATTTGAAGGATACGAAAATTTACAGCAAATATTTCGAAGACGGCTATTTGCCGGTCGATACGAAAAACGGCGTCATGTTCCGCCCGGAATTCAACGGCTCATCGTATTTCGTGCATATGCGGATCAACCGCGAGGGCGGACAGGAAACCCGGAAATGGGTAGGGGGCCCGCATATCCGCAAAGATATTGCAGAAGCACTGAATGTGGATCCGAAGTCGATTACAACCTCCGAGCAATTGTATGAATTGGCGAAAAAAATTAAAGCCGGCAACTTCAAAGACGAGAACGGCAAAGATATATACCCGATCGGGCCTCGTTATTGGGGCGGCAATGACAACAGTTACCTTTACTCCGATCTGTGGTGGGGAGATGAAGGATTTTTCCGGGACAGCGACGGCGCAATCAAGCACGAGAGCCAGACCGAGTACTCGATGAAGCGGATCGAATTCGTTCAGAAGCTGCTCAATGAAGGCTTGATTCATCCTGAGTACTATACGATGGACGAGACGCGAGCGACAGAAGGGGCGCTGAACGGATCGTTCGCCATTATTTCCGATATGCATAACTATCTGGAGTTCAATAAAGATATGCATTACTTGCCGATCGGGCCGTTGGACAGCGTGGAAGGCCCGTATCAGATGGAATTGACTTATAAATCCGGCTACAACATCTGGGCGATCCCGGCTACGACGGAGCGGCCAGAGGAGATCGTGAAGTTCGCTGATTTCCTGGCCAGCCGTGAAGGCAAGCTGTTGTGGCAGTACGGGATCGAAGGCCGCGATTACACGCTGGACGAGAACGGCAATCCGATCGTGAAGCAGGAAGTCATCGATCTGAAGAAGCAGGATCCGAAGGCCGCGCAGCAGCTTGCCTTCCAGGGCGCTGGCGACACATGGGGCGAATACCTCGGCAATACGGATCTCGATCCGGTAGCCGACTTCGGCGAAGCGGAATATGGCAACGCCGCATTCCCGGCAGAAAATGAAGGCCCGAACAACATCGCCGATTATTTCGGCTGGGACGAGAAATATAAAAACGCTAAAATCCAAGACGGCTACGGTCCGCTCTCCTTCCTGGGCGAATATGAAAAGGGCACGGAGCTGAAAACGGCATTGGACAACTATAATGAGAGCTTAATCCGGGCGTATTATTCGAAGTCGAAGGCCGAAGCGGCCAAAATTATGGAGTCCGTGAATAAGCAGCTGGAAGCGGCCGATCTGCAAGGCTATATTCAACTGCTGGAGCAAAAGAGCAAGGATCCGGCCACGCCGATCGTGCTGAGTCCTTCGCAGTAA
- a CDS encoding carbohydrate ABC transporter permease, with protein MYSRLIHEERGTTVNDFYKVSTGEKIYRIVIYVVIILLCLSIILPFLNIFALSFNAGKDAERGGIFFWPRVWTLENYQEVFSSSNILGAYAITLFRTVVGTFFSVFLTAMAAYTLKSKTLPGVKFFTLMIFFTMLFSGGVIPYYMLLKQLHLVNTIWVYVIPGLYSAWNIIIMRTFFSQISVSLEESAKLDGCNDFTTFIRIIMPLSKPVIAVISLFNAVGHWNDWFTGAFYVQKTNLRPVSTLLQEMLTRQDAIRAALMQNAGTTSYEILEKMQVTGNSLKMATIIVVVTPIICVYPFVQKFFAEGVMIGSVKE; from the coding sequence ATGTATTCCCGCCTAATTCATGAGGAAAGGGGAACGACTGTGAACGATTTCTATAAAGTTTCTACAGGCGAAAAAATATACCGCATCGTCATCTATGTCGTCATTATCTTGCTATGCCTGTCGATTATTCTTCCGTTTCTTAATATATTTGCGCTGTCGTTCAATGCGGGGAAAGATGCGGAACGAGGAGGCATTTTCTTCTGGCCTCGGGTATGGACGTTGGAGAATTATCAAGAAGTGTTCAGCTCGTCCAATATTTTGGGCGCGTACGCGATCACGCTTTTCAGAACGGTTGTGGGCACCTTCTTCAGCGTATTCCTGACGGCGATGGCCGCCTACACCTTGAAGAGCAAGACGCTCCCGGGGGTCAAATTTTTTACGCTGATGATTTTCTTCACGATGCTGTTCAGCGGCGGCGTCATTCCGTACTATATGCTGTTGAAGCAGCTGCATCTCGTCAATACGATCTGGGTCTATGTCATTCCCGGGTTGTACAGCGCGTGGAATATTATCATTATGAGGACGTTCTTCTCGCAGATTAGCGTCAGTCTGGAAGAGTCAGCGAAGCTGGACGGCTGCAACGATTTTACGACCTTCATCCGCATTATTATGCCGCTCAGCAAGCCGGTCATTGCGGTCATCAGTCTGTTCAACGCGGTCGGCCATTGGAATGATTGGTTCACCGGAGCGTTCTATGTCCAAAAGACGAATCTGAGGCCGGTATCGACGCTTCTGCAAGAGATGCTGACAAGGCAAGACGCGATTCGCGCCGCATTAATGCAAAACGCGGGCACGACCTCGTATGAGATTTTGGAGAAGATGCAGGTGACGGGCAATTCATTGAAGATGGCTACCATTATCGTTGTCGTCACGCCGATCATTTGCGTGTATCCGTTTGTGCAGAAGTTTTTTGCCGAAGGCGTCATGATCGGATCGGTCAAAGAATAA
- a CDS encoding CehA/McbA family metallohydrolase — protein MVTIKNPYDKQGVWLKGSFHNHTTNSQCGTQPLEVVYQMYGQYDYLGISDHDVITAHEGERRIPTVFEAMEVSSPEAHMLLVQPPHSIMEGYHNTFTIDNYQRLSDACLANGGISILAHPNRYFSQFWRLEDMLSMSGYTGIEIVNGDGNPEYDVAFDKWDQLLSAGRTVWGFGNDDFHVYGQEKRAWNMVLAERNTNDSILEAVKAGSFYVSTGFDFAAIHAEDGLITVDLPANERLNRIYKYVTLIGKEGQVLHEETGRLNRVQYQCSGDEGYVRIAAYLEGGYGAFSQPLFVEQHA, from the coding sequence GTGGTAACGATCAAAAATCCATATGACAAGCAAGGAGTATGGCTGAAAGGCAGCTTTCACAATCATACGACCAACAGCCAATGCGGCACGCAGCCGCTTGAAGTTGTCTATCAGATGTACGGGCAGTATGATTATTTGGGCATCTCGGATCATGATGTCATTACGGCTCATGAAGGAGAGCGGCGTATTCCGACGGTATTCGAAGCGATGGAGGTGAGCAGTCCCGAGGCGCATATGCTGCTTGTCCAGCCGCCGCATTCGATTATGGAAGGCTATCATAATACGTTTACGATCGATAACTATCAGCGTTTGTCCGATGCCTGCCTTGCCAATGGCGGGATCAGCATTTTGGCGCATCCGAACCGGTATTTTTCGCAATTTTGGCGATTGGAGGATATGCTGAGCATGAGCGGCTATACGGGCATTGAGATTGTGAACGGCGACGGCAACCCGGAGTATGACGTGGCCTTCGACAAGTGGGATCAGCTGCTAAGTGCGGGCCGGACCGTATGGGGCTTCGGCAACGATGACTTCCATGTATATGGTCAGGAGAAGCGCGCCTGGAATATGGTGCTCGCGGAGCGGAATACGAACGACAGCATTTTGGAAGCCGTCAAGGCGGGCAGCTTCTATGTATCTACCGGGTTTGATTTCGCCGCGATCCATGCCGAGGACGGGCTGATTACCGTTGATCTGCCTGCGAATGAGAGATTGAATCGAATATATAAATATGTTACGCTGATTGGAAAAGAAGGCCAAGTATTACATGAAGAAACAGGCCGCCTGAACCGCGTCCAGTACCAATGCAGCGGGGATGAAGGCTATGTTCGCATCGCGGCATATCTCGAAGGAGGCTATGGAGCGTTCTCCCAACCTTTATTCGTGGAACAACATGCCTAG
- a CDS encoding LacI family DNA-binding transcriptional regulator, with product MAVRIKDVARKAGVSVTTVSRVLNNEKYVTDELKQKVLAAIEELDYSPNHIARSLVRQKTNLIGVIVPDLATSFYSTIVSSVEEEASENGYNLLVCNIIEDIDKELKYLNVFQEMRVEGIIIMHEKINNEIKQFLDKSNIPVIFSSVKPVNRKFHSVIIDDYEAAYEATEYLISLGHTRIGFIGGDMRDITSGQNRYAAYRNALANYEIPIVYEYIKFGDYKLQSGYALMEELLQCDPLPTAVFAVSDDMALGAMNCISDHQLKVPEHISIIGFDGSPFTEIIRPRLTSMQQPIQRMGSESVKALLRLITEPSSLNQDIILPHELVIRDSTRKIK from the coding sequence ATGGCAGTGCGAATTAAAGACGTGGCCCGGAAAGCGGGCGTATCGGTTACGACGGTATCGCGAGTATTGAATAATGAGAAGTATGTAACGGATGAATTGAAGCAAAAAGTGCTGGCGGCCATTGAGGAGCTCGATTACAGTCCGAATCATATCGCCAGAAGTCTGGTGCGCCAGAAAACGAACTTAATCGGGGTGATTGTGCCCGATCTCGCAACCAGCTTCTACTCGACCATTGTGAGCAGCGTGGAGGAAGAGGCGAGCGAGAACGGCTACAATCTGCTTGTCTGTAATATTATCGAAGATATCGACAAGGAATTGAAATATTTGAACGTGTTCCAGGAGATGCGCGTCGAAGGCATCATTATTATGCATGAGAAGATCAATAACGAAATCAAGCAATTTTTAGATAAATCGAATATTCCTGTCATCTTCTCGAGCGTGAAGCCGGTGAACCGGAAGTTCCATTCCGTAATTATCGACGATTACGAGGCTGCTTATGAAGCGACGGAATATTTAATCTCGCTCGGCCACACCCGGATTGGGTTCATCGGGGGTGACATGAGGGATATTACGTCCGGTCAAAATCGATACGCCGCGTACCGCAATGCGTTAGCCAACTATGAGATTCCGATTGTATATGAATATATCAAATTCGGCGATTACAAGCTTCAGAGCGGATATGCCTTGATGGAGGAGCTGCTGCAATGCGATCCGCTGCCGACGGCGGTATTCGCCGTCAGCGACGACATGGCGCTGGGAGCGATGAATTGCATCAGCGACCACCAGTTGAAGGTACCGGAGCATATCTCGATTATCGGCTTCGACGGAAGTCCGTTCACCGAGATCATTCGCCCGCGGCTCACTTCGATGCAGCAGCCGATTCAGCGGATGGGCTCGGAATCGGTCAAGGCTTTGCTCCGTCTGATCACGGAACCGTCCAGTCTGAATCAGGATATCATTTTACCGCATGAGCTTGTTATCCGGGACAGTACCAGAAAGATAAAGTAA
- a CDS encoding carbohydrate kinase family protein, which yields MKKYDAVVIGDANIDLVVVGCHELPAPGEEVFADQMQVHVGGGAALFTLSLAKLGLKLAFNGVLGKDGDGRYILNEFHKHGVDTQYIQLSERNRTGISIALNSDKDRSFITYMGTNQELELRQLNLRSVELARHVHLTGYRGRSNHDDYMQMAAKLKAMGVTLSCDVGWDDTGEWYEGIYELMKMVDIFFMNETEASHYTRCSREEDSIAKLSQHSPHFVIKMSSKGAVACIDGQMTRRAGFQVNSVDTTGAGDAFNAGYMFGYLAGKPVEECLLYGNACGACSVMDYGGSTGISDIDTLEQFIAAASAG from the coding sequence TTGAAAAAATATGACGCAGTCGTCATTGGAGACGCGAATATCGATCTGGTCGTGGTAGGCTGTCACGAGCTGCCGGCTCCAGGAGAAGAAGTCTTCGCTGACCAGATGCAGGTCCATGTAGGCGGAGGAGCGGCGCTGTTCACCCTGTCCCTGGCGAAGCTGGGATTGAAGCTGGCTTTCAATGGCGTATTGGGAAAAGACGGCGACGGGCGATACATTTTGAACGAGTTCCATAAGCATGGCGTGGATACGCAATATATTCAACTGAGCGAACGGAATCGCACCGGCATATCGATTGCGTTGAATTCGGACAAAGACCGCTCGTTCATCACGTATATGGGGACGAACCAAGAACTTGAGCTGCGGCAGCTTAATCTGAGGAGCGTCGAGCTGGCAAGACATGTGCATTTGACCGGCTACCGCGGACGCAGCAATCATGACGATTATATGCAGATGGCAGCCAAGCTGAAAGCGATGGGCGTAACCTTGTCCTGCGATGTCGGCTGGGATGATACGGGCGAGTGGTATGAAGGCATCTATGAATTGATGAAGATGGTTGATATCTTTTTCATGAACGAAACGGAAGCGTCGCACTATACCCGTTGTTCTCGCGAAGAGGACAGCATCGCGAAGCTAAGTCAGCACTCCCCGCATTTTGTCATCAAGATGAGCTCCAAAGGAGCGGTCGCTTGCATTGACGGTCAGATGACGCGCCGCGCGGGCTTTCAGGTGAATTCCGTGGACACGACCGGTGCCGGCGACGCTTTCAATGCCGGATATATGTTCGGTTACTTGGCGGGCAAGCCGGTGGAGGAATGCTTGTTGTACGGCAATGCGTGCGGTGCTTGCTCCGTTATGGATTATGGGGGAAGCACAGGCATTTCGGATATTGATACGCTAGAGCAATTCATCGCGGCCGCATCGGCCGGGTAA
- a CDS encoding glycoside hydrolase, with the protein MKLALIGGGGVRAVLFTKSLTLKAEQTGITQLVLHDTDEEQLAIIGKLCRIVIEQSGIVLQLDTTMDARAALRGADYIVTTIRVGKEQSRYIDEKIALDRGLLGQETTGPAGFSMALRTIPVLRDYCELAKEVAPDAWIFNFSNPSGLVTQALRSYGYDRVIGICDTPSHTKLRIAEALGIDERKLRTEVFGLNHLSWISKLMVEGKDLLPELKNDPAFVNAVEELKMFDPDLLRELPYLPNEYLYYYYHREKSLANIQQAAMTRGQMIALNNQAMLDELKRMDIDANPQLALQTYLYYTQKREASYMAAETNSEAKEMLPMEELTLPETLGYAGVMLDFVESLQTGCENNIVLSVPNEGSIAGFEDDDVVEISCTIDQDGAHPVPIGAVPEDMHLLMKSVKLFERLTVEAVAKKSRSLAVKALSVHPLVNSYSLAKELVDDYLEAYRDMLGEWNQ; encoded by the coding sequence ATGAAACTGGCATTAATTGGCGGGGGCGGCGTGCGGGCCGTCTTGTTCACGAAAAGTCTGACCTTAAAAGCGGAGCAGACCGGGATTACGCAGCTTGTGCTCCATGATACTGATGAGGAGCAGCTGGCGATTATCGGCAAGCTGTGCCGGATCGTCATCGAGCAGAGCGGCATCGTTCTTCAGCTCGACACGACGATGGACGCCCGCGCGGCGCTGCGAGGAGCGGATTATATCGTCACGACAATCCGCGTCGGGAAGGAGCAATCGCGGTATATCGATGAGAAGATTGCGCTCGATCGCGGCTTGCTCGGGCAGGAGACGACTGGGCCGGCCGGCTTCTCCATGGCATTGCGAACGATTCCGGTGTTGCGGGATTATTGCGAATTAGCGAAGGAGGTCGCGCCGGATGCGTGGATCTTCAACTTCTCGAATCCTTCGGGTCTGGTGACGCAAGCGCTGCGAAGCTATGGCTATGACCGCGTCATCGGGATTTGCGATACGCCGAGCCATACGAAGCTTCGCATTGCGGAGGCGCTAGGTATAGATGAACGGAAGCTGCGCACCGAAGTGTTCGGCCTGAACCATCTGTCCTGGATCAGCAAGCTGATGGTTGAAGGCAAGGATCTGCTGCCCGAATTGAAGAATGATCCGGCTTTCGTGAACGCGGTCGAGGAATTGAAAATGTTCGATCCGGATTTGCTGCGGGAGCTGCCTTATTTGCCGAATGAGTACTTATATTATTACTACCATCGCGAAAAATCGCTCGCGAACATTCAACAGGCGGCAATGACGCGCGGACAAATGATTGCGCTGAACAATCAGGCGATGCTGGACGAACTGAAGCGGATGGATATCGACGCCAACCCGCAATTGGCGCTTCAAACGTATCTGTACTACACGCAAAAGCGGGAAGCGTCCTATATGGCAGCGGAAACGAACTCCGAGGCGAAGGAGATGCTGCCGATGGAGGAGTTGACGCTTCCCGAGACACTCGGCTATGCGGGCGTCATGCTTGATTTCGTGGAATCGCTGCAGACCGGATGCGAGAACAATATCGTGCTGTCGGTGCCGAACGAGGGGAGCATTGCCGGGTTCGAGGATGACGATGTCGTCGAGATTTCGTGCACGATTGATCAGGACGGGGCTCATCCGGTCCCAATAGGTGCCGTTCCCGAAGATATGCATCTGTTGATGAAATCGGTGAAGCTGTTCGAACGGCTGACGGTGGAGGCGGTCGCGAAGAAATCTCGAAGTCTGGCAGTGAAAGCGCTCTCGGTTCACCCGCTGGTGAATTCCTATTCTCTGGCGAAGGAGCTTGTAGACGATTACTTGGAAGCTTATCGCGATATGTTAGGAGAATGGAACCAATGA